From the Pseudomonas monsensis genome, the window TTGAAGGCATTCGAGATTATAGAAGAACAAGATTTACTAAAACACGTTAAAACCTGCGCCGGAACTCTCAACGTTAGACTGCGCAAGCCTACAAGCGGCGCCCTCAGCAAGCTACCCTCGAATCATGCATTTGGTATTGCTATTGACCTAAACGAAGATGACCCCGGTTTTGGGGACTCGGTGGCCCCGGTGGCACCCATATTGGAATCCCTAGGATTCACCTGGGGCAAAGCGTTCAATGATCCTATGCATTTCGAAGTTAATCGATTCATTAACTAAAGGCATATAGGTGATTTTGGATGCAATGCGTTCCACTGATACATAGGCACTCTAAATTTAGATTGGAGAAGTGTTTGGCGCTGATGGCTTTCGGATCACCAATGCGCATCTGCGGGTGAAGCGAAAAAATGCATAACTATGAAAGCACTTGACCTCAATCAATTAATTAATATTAATGGAGAAAAATATGCTATCCACACCAAACTTTCCCGAGATTGATAGCAACACAATAAAATTTCAAATAGGTGTGATTGCCATAAGCCTTGCGAACATTACAAGCTTCTTCTCTAAGACCCCAATAACATCTATAAGCGCCTCTTACTATGAGAATGGCTGGGCGCGCAATTTGCTTGTTGGATTTCTCTTCGCGATATCAGCATTCATGCTTGCATATAATGGTTTTTCTAGAAAGGAAATGATCCTCAGCAAAATAGTAGCAGCTGCCGCATTTGGCGTTGCCATGTTTCCATGCGGGTGTGGCAG encodes:
- a CDS encoding M15 family metallopeptidase; amino-acid sequence: MPESSFEHPLFGTVRFRTLSPEWKRGDKIVFLSGFDLADVTKLTIPQLKNIPGAGGGILRVHKLAHTQLLKAFEIIEEQDLLKHVKTCAGTLNVRLRKPTSGALSKLPSNHAFGIAIDLNEDDPGFGDSVAPVAPILESLGFTWGKAFNDPMHFEVNRFIN